In a genomic window of Sutcliffiella sp. FSL R7-0096:
- a CDS encoding lysoplasmalogenase has protein sequence MLLSLSFLTMLLGIFYLIVVEKHIKSWTYLLKPGTMVIIILIGIMGVGNSPSTYSWWILAGLLCSILGDIFLMLPKDRFVYGLVSFLAGHICYVVAFVTFPGSGEVNRWITGALLVVAILYLLKLSKGVLDSGGISIFLPVTAYVAIITTMVWTAFYSQQPLIIAGAILFFFSDAILAWDRFIEKLPYRNYLVMIPYYLAQYLFAMSLHWM, from the coding sequence TTGTTGCTATCCCTCTCATTTCTCACCATGCTACTCGGTATTTTTTATCTTATTGTGGTGGAAAAACATATTAAATCATGGACGTATCTTTTAAAGCCAGGGACCATGGTTATCATTATTTTGATAGGGATAATGGGAGTGGGGAATTCTCCCTCTACCTATAGTTGGTGGATCTTGGCGGGGTTGTTATGTTCTATTCTAGGTGATATTTTCCTGATGCTACCAAAGGATCGTTTTGTATATGGATTAGTTTCCTTTTTGGCTGGGCATATATGCTATGTCGTTGCTTTTGTAACCTTTCCAGGAAGTGGGGAGGTAAATAGATGGATTACTGGAGCGTTACTTGTTGTCGCTATTCTCTACCTTTTAAAGCTGTCAAAAGGGGTTCTGGATTCGGGAGGCATCTCTATTTTTCTTCCCGTCACGGCGTATGTAGCGATCATCACCACCATGGTATGGACCGCATTCTATAGTCAACAGCCACTTATAATAGCAGGGGCAATTTTGTTTTTCTTTTCCGATGCCATTCTTGCGTGGGATAGATTTATCGAAAAATTACCTTATAGAAATTATCTGGTGATGATCCCTTATTATTTGGCACAATACCTTTTTGCGATGTCCTTACACTGGATGTGA
- a CDS encoding ATP-binding protein — MLNELLHKNPFEHDDTVEKILSRLVAELQVMLSEDAIVTTMIFDEVKQSLSPGPGYESFPDIYVEKVKNLPLGVGGCGIAAKEKRVVVCEDMHTDKVWIPFLDLANNAGVRAVWSIPIYYREKIYGTFAIYHPYPYTPTEMDIRLSILMSKHAVTAFTFLRKQELESMYQLISEHAKDIIAISSPEGVVQYINPAVTDILGYSQCDIIGNDFTQFISPEDIDTIRRYNGENNYPQPSLSKEFRVVAKDGRQIWLETVAKPVLDEYGQLNKIISTSRDISERRESEEALVNSEKLTAVGQLAAGVAHEIRNPLTSLKGFLQLIKIQGGASPEYYAIMASELERIELISNEMLVLAKPQAKLMNNVDMVEVLKNVVFLLDSQALILNIEVKLEVYESLMLACVESEMKQVFINLLKNAFEAMPRGGVVTIRLKETAKAVIIEFEDQGVGISPEKIQELGKPFFTTKEKGTGLGLLVTNKIIKNHRGKLEYESEIGKGTTARITLEKRNPEAGDLKNAAVVAE, encoded by the coding sequence ATGTTGAATGAACTTTTACATAAAAATCCTTTTGAGCATGATGATACAGTGGAGAAGATTCTTTCGCGTTTGGTGGCGGAGTTGCAGGTGATGCTCTCAGAAGATGCCATCGTGACGACGATGATTTTTGATGAGGTTAAGCAAAGCTTAAGTCCAGGCCCTGGGTATGAGTCATTTCCCGATATATACGTAGAAAAAGTGAAGAACCTTCCCTTGGGTGTTGGCGGATGTGGGATAGCGGCGAAGGAAAAACGTGTAGTCGTCTGTGAAGATATGCATACAGACAAGGTTTGGATCCCATTTCTCGATCTTGCAAACAATGCTGGAGTACGAGCTGTCTGGTCGATTCCCATCTATTATCGGGAGAAAATCTATGGAACCTTCGCAATCTATCATCCTTATCCATATACTCCGACTGAAATGGATATCCGTCTTTCCATTTTAATGAGCAAGCATGCGGTGACCGCCTTTACCTTTTTACGAAAACAGGAACTTGAGAGCATGTATCAGCTCATATCTGAACATGCCAAGGACATCATCGCCATTTCTTCTCCGGAGGGTGTGGTGCAATACATAAATCCTGCTGTGACTGATATTCTTGGATATAGCCAATGTGACATAATTGGAAATGATTTTACTCAGTTCATCAGTCCGGAAGATATCGACACTATCAGAAGATACAACGGGGAAAACAATTATCCCCAACCCTCACTAAGTAAAGAATTTCGCGTGGTAGCAAAGGATGGGCGGCAGATCTGGCTTGAAACGGTGGCCAAGCCTGTACTTGATGAATATGGCCAATTAAACAAAATCATTAGCACCTCCAGGGATATTTCCGAGCGGAGGGAATCCGAAGAGGCACTTGTAAATTCAGAAAAACTCACTGCGGTGGGACAGTTGGCCGCAGGAGTCGCCCATGAAATACGGAATCCGCTCACTTCGTTAAAAGGGTTTCTGCAGCTAATCAAAATACAAGGCGGGGCAAGCCCTGAATATTATGCGATTATGGCAAGTGAGCTTGAGCGGATTGAGCTGATTTCTAATGAAATGTTAGTGTTGGCAAAGCCGCAAGCTAAATTGATGAACAATGTGGACATGGTTGAGGTGTTAAAAAACGTGGTGTTCCTCTTGGACTCCCAAGCGTTGATACTGAATATAGAAGTGAAGCTCGAAGTATATGAATCGTTGATGCTTGCTTGTGTGGAAAGCGAGATGAAACAAGTTTTCATCAACCTATTAAAAAATGCTTTTGAAGCCATGCCACGTGGTGGAGTGGTTACCATTCGGCTGAAGGAGACAGCTAAAGCGGTAATTATAGAATTCGAGGATCAAGGCGTCGGCATTTCTCCTGAGAAAATTCAGGAGCTCGGGAAGCCATTTTTCACGACAAAAGAAAAAGGAACAGGCTTAGGCCTGCTTGTTACAAATAAAATCATAAAAAATCATCGCGGCAAACTCGAATATGAGAGTGAAATAGGCAAAGGAACGACTGCAAGAATCACGCTAGAAAAAAGAAATCCGGAAGCCGGAGACCTGAAAAATGCAGCGGTTGTCGCCGAATAG
- a CDS encoding acyl-CoA thioesterase → MNKTCKDTRVIRTSRVFPNDINNHNTLFGGKLLSDVDMLASISAARLCRCECVTASMDSVDFLSPIRPTDAVIFESFVTWTGNSSMEVFVKVTAEDLTKGTKNIAATAFLTFVALDDQGKPAQVPSITPETEEEFYLNKTGEDRAKARRNRRRESKALASKLTSGFNPEK, encoded by the coding sequence ATGAACAAAACCTGCAAAGATACCCGTGTCATCCGAACCAGCCGGGTATTTCCGAATGATATCAATAACCACAACACCCTGTTTGGAGGGAAACTGCTGTCAGATGTGGACATGCTTGCATCTATTTCTGCAGCCCGTTTGTGCCGTTGCGAATGTGTGACAGCCTCTATGGACTCGGTTGATTTTCTCTCACCCATCCGGCCAACCGATGCCGTTATCTTTGAATCATTTGTAACATGGACTGGAAATTCATCCATGGAGGTCTTTGTGAAAGTAACAGCTGAAGATCTAACAAAAGGAACGAAAAACATTGCCGCAACAGCTTTTTTAACGTTTGTTGCACTCGATGATCAGGGCAAGCCTGCTCAGGTCCCTTCCATCACTCCAGAAACAGAAGAAGAATTTTACCTTAATAAAACTGGAGAGGATCGGGCAAAGGCTCGACGCAATAGAAGAAGGGAAAGTAAAGCGTTGGCTTCCAAGCTGACAAGTGGATTTAACCCCGAAAAATAA
- a CDS encoding YdiU family protein, producing the protein MNTTNEIGWKFDNSYESLPELFFSEIKTNPVEAAELIVLNESVANELGLSVEALKEGSGVEVFAGNKVPDGGSGIAQAYAGHQFGNFTMLGDGRALLVGEQITPSGERYDIQLKGSGRTPYSRGGDGRATLGPMLREYIISEAMHGLGIPTTRSLAVVTTGEQVLRERLLPGAIMTRVASSHLRFGTFQFAGQWGDMEKLEALADYAMKRHYPELEAGDYLGFFRKVMERQAELIAKWELVGFIHGVMNTDNMTISGETIDYGPCAFMDVYDPATVFSSIDVQGRYSYENQPKIGGWNLARFAEALLPLFEQDQNRAVELAQEELNKFSDLYRGHWLAGMRAKLGLFGEEGSDEALVQGLLDVMEESKSDFTNTFRELTLGELGKKAEFHKWHSLWQERLGRQSASEEAVRELMQKSNPAMIARNHRVEAALEAAVEHGNYGVMENLVRVLQNPFAYSGEQEDYCVAPGASVTAGYRTYCGT; encoded by the coding sequence ATGAACACTACAAACGAAATAGGTTGGAAATTCGATAATAGCTATGAATCACTGCCCGAATTATTTTTTTCGGAAATTAAGACAAATCCTGTGGAAGCGGCGGAACTGATCGTGCTAAACGAATCAGTGGCTAATGAACTTGGATTAAGTGTGGAAGCTTTGAAAGAAGGCTCTGGGGTAGAGGTGTTTGCTGGCAATAAAGTCCCTGATGGTGGTTCAGGTATTGCCCAAGCTTATGCAGGACATCAGTTTGGCAATTTCACCATGCTTGGGGATGGGCGTGCTTTATTGGTAGGCGAGCAAATCACCCCGAGCGGAGAACGGTATGATATTCAATTAAAAGGTTCCGGGCGGACTCCGTATTCCCGAGGTGGAGATGGGCGTGCTACTTTAGGTCCGATGCTGCGAGAATATATCATCAGTGAGGCGATGCATGGGTTGGGGATACCGACAACACGAAGCTTGGCTGTGGTCACAACCGGGGAACAGGTGTTGCGTGAACGTTTGTTGCCTGGAGCAATCATGACCCGCGTCGCATCTAGTCATCTCCGTTTTGGGACATTTCAGTTTGCTGGACAGTGGGGAGATATGGAAAAGTTAGAAGCCTTGGCTGATTATGCAATGAAACGCCACTACCCTGAATTGGAAGCTGGCGATTATCTTGGCTTTTTTAGAAAGGTGATGGAACGCCAAGCGGAGCTGATTGCTAAATGGGAGCTGGTCGGCTTTATCCATGGTGTGATGAACACAGATAACATGACGATCAGCGGGGAAACCATTGACTATGGCCCATGTGCATTTATGGATGTGTACGATCCGGCGACCGTGTTTAGCTCCATTGATGTGCAAGGTCGTTATTCGTATGAAAATCAGCCGAAAATTGGGGGCTGGAACTTGGCAAGGTTTGCGGAAGCTTTGTTGCCGTTGTTTGAACAGGACCAAAATCGTGCTGTCGAGTTGGCGCAAGAGGAGCTTAATAAGTTTTCTGATTTGTATAGAGGACATTGGCTGGCAGGAATGCGTGCGAAGCTTGGATTGTTTGGTGAGGAAGGTTCAGATGAGGCTTTGGTGCAGGGTTTACTTGATGTGATGGAGGAGAGCAAGTCGGACTTTACGAATACGTTCCGTGAATTGACGCTAGGTGAGCTTGGTAAGAAGGCAGAGTTTCACAAGTGGCATTCGTTGTGGCAAGAGCGATTGGGAAGGCAGTCTGCGAGTGAGGAAGCTGTTCGGGAGCTGATGCAAAAGAGCAACCCTGCTATGATCGCACGTAACCACCGGGTGGAAGCAGCATTGGAAGCAGCTGTGGAGCATGGGAATTATGGAGTGATGGAGAATTTGGTGAGGGTTCTGCAGAATCCGTTTGCTTATTCTGGTGAACAGGAAGATTATTGTGTAGCGCCTGGTGCAAGTGTTACAGCTGGGTATCGAACGTATTGTGGGACATGA
- a CDS encoding ABC transporter ATP-binding protein, whose product MQTEPTKKNTNLKKFLSLILSTNIPKVALTLGLVGSLITTLVGLTIPLLTQQLVDGFSMEALSVGLIVAIAAVFIIQAVIDGLSTYSLAYVGQSIVAGLRERMWFKLIRLPVSYFDTKTSGESVSRVVNDTGIVKDLISQHFPQFITGIITIIGAVTILFIMDWKMTLLMLISVPVTTLVMIPLGTKMAKISRGMQDETANFTGSVQQTLSEIRLMKASNAEMAEEAKGQSGIRTLLTFGLREARIFAIIGPLMYMVVMLVIVVIIGYGGIRVAEGTMSTGALVAFLLYLFQIIFPITSFTMFFTQLQKAKGATERIIDILEIKDEPGQEGLAADITNQPVFVRDVSFGYNEDEPILHNVSFDVEPGMMVAFAGPSGGGKSTLFGLLERFYEPTDGEIFVGTLPISSLSMKSWREQIGYVSQDSPMMAGTIRDNLTYGLENKEELTDDRLWEVAKMAYADQFIQDFPKGLDTEVGERGVMLSGGQRQRIAIARAFLRDPKILMMDEATASLDSQSEGIVQQALTRLMEGRTTFVIAHRLSTIVNADKIIFIEKGEITGMGTHQELVGSHKLYREFAEQQLT is encoded by the coding sequence ATGCAAACCGAACCAACAAAAAAAAACACCAATCTTAAAAAATTCTTATCACTCATTCTTTCTACTAATATACCAAAGGTTGCTTTGACCCTTGGGTTAGTCGGTAGTCTTATCACGACACTGGTCGGATTGACCATCCCATTACTGACCCAGCAGCTGGTCGACGGATTTTCCATGGAAGCACTCAGTGTCGGTCTGATTGTCGCAATTGCAGCTGTCTTTATCATACAGGCGGTCATTGACGGTCTATCCACTTACTCCCTCGCCTATGTCGGCCAAAGCATCGTTGCCGGCCTCCGTGAGAGGATGTGGTTCAAATTGATCCGCCTGCCTGTCAGTTATTTTGATACAAAAACAAGCGGGGAATCGGTCAGCCGCGTGGTCAATGACACAGGGATTGTGAAAGACTTGATTTCCCAGCATTTTCCCCAATTCATCACAGGAATCATCACCATTATCGGGGCCGTCACCATCCTCTTCATAATGGATTGGAAAATGACCTTACTTATGCTGATTTCTGTTCCTGTAACCACGTTAGTCATGATTCCTCTTGGCACAAAAATGGCGAAAATTTCGCGTGGCATGCAAGATGAGACGGCCAATTTCACCGGCAGCGTTCAGCAGACATTAAGCGAAATTCGCCTCATGAAAGCATCCAATGCTGAGATGGCAGAGGAAGCAAAGGGGCAGTCCGGCATTCGTACGCTTTTGACATTTGGACTTAGAGAAGCGCGTATTTTTGCCATCATTGGACCGCTTATGTATATGGTGGTCATGCTCGTCATCGTTGTGATTATCGGTTACGGTGGGATTCGTGTTGCAGAAGGAACGATGTCAACCGGAGCCCTTGTGGCATTCCTGCTTTACCTGTTCCAAATCATTTTTCCGATCACTTCGTTTACGATGTTCTTCACACAGTTGCAAAAAGCGAAGGGTGCGACGGAACGCATTATTGACATTTTGGAAATTAAGGACGAGCCAGGACAAGAAGGATTGGCTGCGGATATCACCAATCAGCCTGTTTTTGTTAGAGATGTGTCCTTTGGATATAACGAAGACGAGCCTATCTTGCACAATGTTTCATTTGATGTAGAACCTGGCATGATGGTGGCCTTTGCAGGACCGAGCGGCGGCGGGAAGAGCACCCTTTTTGGATTACTTGAACGTTTTTATGAGCCCACAGACGGGGAAATTTTCGTAGGCACTTTGCCAATCAGCTCGTTATCCATGAAATCCTGGCGCGAACAGATCGGTTATGTCTCCCAGGACAGCCCGATGATGGCTGGAACCATTCGAGATAACTTAACATATGGCTTGGAAAATAAAGAGGAGCTCACAGATGACCGCTTATGGGAAGTGGCCAAGATGGCTTATGCCGACCAGTTCATTCAAGACTTTCCAAAAGGGCTTGATACAGAGGTGGGCGAACGAGGTGTCATGCTATCAGGCGGACAGCGCCAGCGAATTGCGATTGCAAGAGCCTTTTTGCGCGACCCTAAGATTTTGATGATGGACGAAGCAACAGCAAGTCTGGACAGTCAGTCAGAAGGAATTGTGCAGCAAGCGTTGACGAGGCTGATGGAAGGCCGTACTACTTTTGTTATTGCACATAGATTGTCTACCATCGTGAATGCGGATAAGATAATTTTCATTGAAAAGGGTGAGATTACCGGTATGGGGACTCATCAGGAGTTAGTGGGGTCGCATAAATTGTATCGGGAATTTGCGGAGCAACAGCTGACTTGA
- the uvrA gene encoding excinuclease ABC subunit UvrA, with protein sequence MNQFIEIHGAREHNLKNLSLKIPKNKLVLITGPSGSGKSTLALDTLQRECQRQYMESMGMTTDAISKPKVDSIIGLSPSISIGQHITNRNPRSTVGTITDMYTYLRVIFEKLGERPCPKCHESIPPLIDKEEYEENSGFKQFINCPHCNHRMERLTRSHFSFNKPEGACGTCDGLGKVSELHEGSVFLGELSLNEDAVTIWKGQFRDYQLAILKAASTYYEIPFDFDLPLNKYNNIQKDLLYYGVESEQFLSHRPDTKPPKQVGQGKFEGVVTGIWRRYKEKGGQSSEADLFFNTTCPDCAGERLKKECRQILVAGSSITTLTKKSLDHILLWVEELPAYFEDGNLDVLNPLLHELKTKVTRILYVGLGYLSLDRQTITLSGGESQRLRLATILGSALTGVLYILDEPTAGLHSKDTHGLMKVLKELRDLGNTVLVIEHDEEMMRGADHIIDIGPGAGKFGGRLVGEGNLKELMVQELSITGNYLSRPNAETFPRRLGNGQTITIQHANKHNLKDVTVSFPLGTLTSVTGVSGSGKSTLVFDVLASGATGIIDGCEKIIGFEEVENVITVGQSPLTRMQRSNIATYTDAFTFIRNLFAGLPQSKEQKLKPKDFSFNTPGGRCEHCQGLGFVLTNMHFLPDLEVTCPACKGKRFKDHILDITYKKQTISSILDMTIEESRSLFKSDKKLSPIIELLCDVGLGYLNWGQSVTTLSGGEGQRLKLAKELYKQKPNHTLYLLDEPTTGLHPTDVKKLLLLLNKLVSAGNTVIIVEHTTEAIQASDWVIDIGPEGGHQGGQIIAEGTPEQIAQVNASHTGRFLKLS encoded by the coding sequence TTGAATCAATTTATCGAAATCCATGGTGCACGGGAGCACAATCTGAAAAATCTTTCGCTTAAAATCCCCAAAAATAAGCTTGTATTGATAACCGGACCGTCCGGATCTGGGAAATCAACCTTGGCCCTTGATACGTTGCAGCGAGAGTGCCAGCGCCAGTATATGGAGTCTATGGGAATGACCACAGATGCTATAAGCAAGCCAAAAGTCGACTCCATCATCGGACTGTCCCCTTCCATCAGCATCGGTCAGCATATCACCAACCGAAACCCACGTTCGACCGTCGGAACGATCACAGATATGTATACATACCTCCGGGTCATTTTTGAAAAGCTTGGGGAGCGTCCTTGTCCCAAATGTCATGAGTCCATCCCCCCATTGATTGATAAAGAGGAATACGAAGAAAATTCTGGGTTCAAACAGTTCATTAATTGTCCTCACTGTAATCACAGGATGGAAAGATTAACACGCAGTCATTTTTCCTTCAATAAACCGGAAGGGGCATGCGGTACCTGTGATGGCCTTGGAAAGGTAAGCGAACTGCATGAGGGTTCGGTATTTCTTGGGGAGCTTAGCCTTAACGAGGACGCCGTCACTATCTGGAAAGGTCAATTCCGCGATTACCAGCTTGCCATCTTGAAAGCCGCATCAACCTATTATGAGATCCCTTTCGACTTCGACCTTCCATTAAATAAATACAACAATATCCAGAAGGACCTCTTATATTATGGGGTGGAAAGCGAACAATTCCTCAGCCATCGTCCAGATACCAAACCGCCAAAGCAAGTCGGCCAAGGGAAATTTGAAGGGGTGGTAACAGGTATCTGGAGAAGATACAAAGAAAAGGGCGGCCAATCAAGCGAGGCGGATTTATTTTTCAATACCACCTGCCCAGACTGTGCCGGAGAGCGATTGAAAAAAGAGTGCAGGCAAATACTTGTAGCAGGAAGCTCCATTACCACACTTACTAAAAAATCATTGGATCATATACTTCTCTGGGTAGAGGAACTCCCTGCCTATTTCGAGGATGGGAACTTGGATGTCCTTAATCCCTTGCTGCACGAATTGAAAACGAAGGTGACACGGATCCTTTATGTTGGTTTAGGGTATTTATCACTCGACAGGCAGACCATTACATTGTCAGGAGGAGAATCTCAACGCCTAAGACTGGCTACCATCCTTGGATCAGCGTTGACTGGCGTGCTCTATATTCTTGATGAGCCTACTGCAGGACTTCATTCAAAAGATACACATGGGTTAATGAAGGTCTTAAAAGAATTAAGGGATTTGGGCAACACCGTCCTTGTCATTGAACACGACGAAGAGATGATGCGTGGGGCCGACCATATAATCGATATCGGACCGGGAGCAGGCAAGTTCGGAGGGAGATTGGTCGGAGAAGGAAACCTCAAGGAGTTGATGGTCCAGGAACTATCGATCACAGGTAACTACTTGAGCCGGCCTAATGCTGAAACATTTCCAAGAAGGCTAGGGAACGGGCAAACGATTACTATTCAGCATGCTAACAAACATAATTTGAAAGATGTTACGGTTTCATTCCCACTCGGCACCCTTACTTCAGTGACCGGTGTTTCCGGCTCTGGAAAATCAACATTGGTATTCGATGTACTTGCATCAGGGGCAACCGGAATAATAGATGGATGTGAGAAAATCATCGGATTTGAAGAGGTGGAAAACGTTATTACAGTGGGTCAGTCCCCACTGACTAGGATGCAACGTTCCAATATCGCAACCTACACAGATGCTTTTACTTTTATAAGGAACCTTTTTGCAGGCCTCCCTCAATCCAAGGAGCAAAAACTAAAACCGAAAGATTTCTCCTTCAACACCCCGGGCGGAAGATGTGAACACTGCCAGGGTCTTGGATTCGTCTTGACCAATATGCATTTCCTTCCAGACCTTGAAGTGACATGCCCTGCATGTAAGGGAAAACGTTTTAAGGATCACATTCTCGACATTACGTATAAAAAACAAACGATATCATCCATACTGGATATGACAATAGAAGAAAGTCGGTCCTTATTCAAATCGGATAAGAAGCTCTCCCCAATCATTGAACTGTTGTGCGACGTAGGTCTTGGCTACCTCAATTGGGGACAATCTGTCACCACCCTCTCCGGCGGGGAAGGCCAACGCCTGAAGCTTGCAAAAGAGCTGTACAAACAAAAACCGAACCACACTTTGTATTTGCTTGACGAACCAACGACCGGACTTCACCCTACGGACGTAAAAAAGCTTCTGTTACTGCTCAATAAACTGGTTAGTGCAGGAAACACCGTCATCATCGTCGAACATACAACAGAAGCAATCCAAGCATCCGATTGGGTCATCGATATCGGACCTGAAGGCGGACACCAGGGCGGACAAATCATCGCGGAAGGGACACCAGAACAGATTGCTCAAGTAAACGCCTCACACACAGGAAGGTTCCTGAAACTGTCATAA
- a CDS encoding MerR family transcriptional regulator, with product MFRPIDIARKIGVSTSALRHYEDWGIVPPVRRNEKGYRIYTELHVAYFECIRAMSPGFGMKLIRDIMPLIQRKEIAEALWMVSEVQAKLYNENKKVGKALELLEKDQMEEMEEKTPMKKKKRYSISEAADAIGVANSTLRHWEKEDLIVPERDPDSGYRLYSGSDLRKLLIIRTLQNAVYSLDIVREVLAEMDHHNISEAIKITRESLEYLDYLIKQQLRGMSYLYYLCEQVERESPA from the coding sequence ATGTTCAGGCCAATTGATATTGCCAGAAAGATTGGAGTGAGTACAAGTGCTTTGCGTCACTATGAAGATTGGGGTATTGTTCCCCCGGTGAGGCGAAATGAGAAAGGGTACAGAATTTACACTGAGCTGCATGTAGCGTACTTCGAATGTATAAGGGCAATGAGTCCAGGTTTTGGTATGAAGCTTATCCGCGACATCATGCCTCTAATACAGCGAAAGGAAATAGCGGAAGCGCTGTGGATGGTGAGTGAGGTACAGGCTAAACTGTACAATGAGAATAAAAAGGTAGGAAAAGCGCTGGAATTACTGGAGAAGGATCAAATGGAAGAAATGGAAGAGAAAACGCCTATGAAAAAGAAAAAAAGGTATTCCATCAGCGAGGCGGCTGATGCGATTGGTGTAGCAAATTCCACACTCAGGCACTGGGAAAAAGAAGACTTGATTGTGCCAGAACGTGACCCGGATAGCGGTTACAGGCTTTATTCCGGGAGCGACCTCCGGAAGTTACTAATCATTAGAACTCTTCAAAATGCTGTTTACTCACTTGATATCGTCAGGGAGGTCCTTGCCGAAATGGACCACCATAATATCTCAGAAGCTATTAAAATAACCCGTGAATCACTGGAATATCTGGATTACTTGATAAAGCAACAGCTACGGGGGATGAGTTATTTGTATTATTTATGTGAGCAGGTGGAGAGGGAGTCACCAGCATGA
- a CDS encoding AI-2E family transporter, with product MLGNKLSIHPLTVVLLLLAAGKQYGFIGILLAVPVYSVLKVVTKNLFGIYRLRKA from the coding sequence ATCCTCGGAAACAAACTGTCCATTCATCCTTTGACAGTCGTTCTGCTTCTTCTTGCAGCAGGAAAGCAGTATGGATTTATTGGAATCCTGTTGGCGGTCCCGGTGTATTCGGTGTTAAAGGTTGTAACGAAAAATCTATTTGGTATTTATCGGTTAAGGAAAGCCTAG
- a CDS encoding PadR family transcriptional regulator: MGDGLLQSLTTELRRGTLTLAVLSQLRTPQYGYSLVQLLEQSGITIEQSTLYPLLRRLEKQEMVTSSWDKTESRPRRYYVLSEYGTVTFEKLKKEWEKTSQELAILLREENEENETH, from the coding sequence ATGGGCGATGGGTTATTGCAATCTTTGACGACGGAATTGAGAAGGGGAACGTTGACCCTGGCGGTATTAAGTCAGTTGAGAACCCCGCAGTATGGGTATTCACTTGTCCAATTGCTTGAACAAAGTGGAATCACTATCGAGCAAAGTACGCTTTATCCGTTACTCAGGCGGCTGGAAAAGCAGGAAATGGTGACAAGCAGTTGGGACAAAACAGAAAGCAGGCCTCGCAGGTATTATGTGTTGAGTGAATATGGGACAGTGACTTTCGAGAAATTGAAAAAGGAATGGGAGAAAACGTCTCAGGAGTTAGCGATTTTGTTAAGGGAGGAGAATGAGGAAAATGAAACTCATTGA
- a CDS encoding STAS domain-containing protein, translating into MSVKFISNGEVTDFLSEHKDEFEAILLSEAVNVASKINDILQQGNIDLLKNAQTLIQRVVEQKESEVIAFAEQEGVAWAKHALTLSFKLEWVQAIRRTLWKFLHRYIEERGTYLTPEDFFEMEKKVNNNIDYFLNSFFLSYSHYKDELLNSQRKLVEHLSVPIIPVSPTVAVLPLIGHVDDYRIRIIEEKALLEISNLKLQTLVLDLSGVTTMEESVISKFEDILTGVSMMGCKAVLTGLRAELVREIVSLGVTFHQYAETHGTLQQTLKKYLAVQEV; encoded by the coding sequence ATGAGTGTGAAATTTATCAGCAATGGAGAGGTAACCGATTTTCTTAGTGAACATAAGGATGAGTTTGAGGCGATTCTGTTATCAGAAGCTGTAAATGTCGCATCCAAAATCAATGATATTTTGCAACAGGGAAATATCGATCTTCTTAAAAATGCTCAAACCTTGATTCAACGAGTGGTGGAGCAAAAAGAATCAGAGGTTATCGCATTCGCAGAACAGGAAGGGGTAGCCTGGGCAAAACACGCCCTCACTTTATCTTTTAAGCTGGAATGGGTGCAGGCGATCAGAAGGACACTGTGGAAATTCCTACATAGATATATTGAGGAAAGAGGAACATACCTCACCCCGGAAGACTTTTTTGAAATGGAGAAGAAAGTAAATAACAATATCGATTACTTCTTGAACAGTTTCTTCCTGAGCTATTCTCATTACAAGGATGAGTTGCTTAATTCTCAAAGAAAGCTGGTGGAGCATCTATCTGTTCCCATCATCCCTGTCAGTCCGACCGTTGCGGTGTTGCCATTGATCGGTCATGTGGACGACTATCGCATTCGTATCATTGAAGAAAAGGCCTTGTTGGAAATCTCCAATTTAAAGCTACAGACACTTGTCTTAGACCTCTCTGGTGTCACTACTATGGAGGAGAGTGTCATCTCAAAGTTTGAAGATATTCTTACTGGCGTGTCGATGATGGGGTGCAAGGCGGTGCTGACTGGCTTAAGGGCAGAGCTGGTTCGTGAGATTGTCAGCTTGGGAGTGACCTTCCATCAGTATGCAGAAACGCACGGAACGTTGCAACAGACATTGAAGAAGTATTTGGCTGTACAGGAAGTATAA